One window of Lemur catta isolate mLemCat1 chromosome 3, mLemCat1.pri, whole genome shotgun sequence genomic DNA carries:
- the NGF gene encoding beta-nerve growth factor isoform X2, with the protein MASSHGHFNEVLARGRAVQGARWHAGPKLSSASGPNNSFSKGAAFYPGHAEVHSVMSMLFYTLITALLIGIQAEPYPESNVPAGHAIPQAHWTKLQHSLDTALRGARSAPAGAIAARVAGQNRNVTVDPRLFKKRRLRSPRVLFSTQPPPEAADAQDLDLEVGGAARFNRTHRSKRSTTHPVFHRGEFSVCDSVSVWVGDKTTATDIKGKEVMVLGEVNINNSVFKQYFFETKCRDPTPADGGCRGIDSKHWNSYCTTTHTFVKALTMDGKQAAWRFIRIDTACVCVLSRKAARRA; encoded by the exons ATGGCCTCATCTCATGGACACTTTAATGA AGTTTTGGCCCGTGGTCGTGCAGTCCAAGGGGCTAGATGGCATGCTGGACCCAAGCTCAGCTCAGCGTCCGGACCCAATAACAGCTTTTCCAAGGGAGCAGCTTTCTATCCTGGCCACGCTGAG GTGCATAGCGTGATGTCCATGTTGTTCTACACTCTGATTACAGCGCTTTTGATCGGCATCCAGGCAGAACCCTACCCAGAGAGCAATGTCCCAGCAGGACACGCCATCCCCCAAGCCCACTGGACTAAACTTCAGCATTCCCTCGACACAGCTCTCCGCGGAGCCCGCAGCGCGCCTGCGGGGGCGATAGCGGCACGGGTGGCAGGGCAGAACCGCAACGTCACCGTGGACCCCAGGCTTTTTAAGAAGCGGCGACTCCGGTCACCCCGCGTGCTGTTTAGCACCCAGCCCCCGCCCGAAGCCGCGGACGCCCAGGATCTGGACTTGGAGGTCGGTGGTGCCGCCCGCTTCAACAGGACTCACCGGAGCAAGCGGTCGACGACCCACCCCGTCTTCCACAGGGGGGAGTTCTCCGTGTGCGACAGCGTCAGCGTGTGGGTCGGGGATAAGACCACCGCCACGGACATCAAGGGCAAGGAGGTGATGGTGCTGGGAGAGGTGAACATTAACAACAGCGTGTTCAAACAGTACTTTTTCGAGACCAAGTGCCGGGACCCCACTCCCGCGGACGGCGGGTGCCGGGGCATTGACTCGAAGCACTGGAACTCGTACTGCACCACGACTCACACCTTCGTCAAGGCGCTGACCATGGACGGCAAGCAGGCGGCCTGGCGGTTCATCCGCATCGACACGGCCTGCGTGTGCGTGCTCAGCAGGAAGGCGGCCAGACGAGCCTGA
- the NGF gene encoding beta-nerve growth factor isoform X1 — translation MGWSTHLMPALPLHRVLARGRAVQGARWHAGPKLSSASGPNNSFSKGAAFYPGHAEVHSVMSMLFYTLITALLIGIQAEPYPESNVPAGHAIPQAHWTKLQHSLDTALRGARSAPAGAIAARVAGQNRNVTVDPRLFKKRRLRSPRVLFSTQPPPEAADAQDLDLEVGGAARFNRTHRSKRSTTHPVFHRGEFSVCDSVSVWVGDKTTATDIKGKEVMVLGEVNINNSVFKQYFFETKCRDPTPADGGCRGIDSKHWNSYCTTTHTFVKALTMDGKQAAWRFIRIDTACVCVLSRKAARRA, via the exons ATGGGGTGGAGTACACATCTAATGCCAGCTCTCCCCCTCCACAGAGTTTTGGCCCGTGGTCGTGCAGTCCAAGGGGCTAGATGGCATGCTGGACCCAAGCTCAGCTCAGCGTCCGGACCCAATAACAGCTTTTCCAAGGGAGCAGCTTTCTATCCTGGCCACGCTGAG GTGCATAGCGTGATGTCCATGTTGTTCTACACTCTGATTACAGCGCTTTTGATCGGCATCCAGGCAGAACCCTACCCAGAGAGCAATGTCCCAGCAGGACACGCCATCCCCCAAGCCCACTGGACTAAACTTCAGCATTCCCTCGACACAGCTCTCCGCGGAGCCCGCAGCGCGCCTGCGGGGGCGATAGCGGCACGGGTGGCAGGGCAGAACCGCAACGTCACCGTGGACCCCAGGCTTTTTAAGAAGCGGCGACTCCGGTCACCCCGCGTGCTGTTTAGCACCCAGCCCCCGCCCGAAGCCGCGGACGCCCAGGATCTGGACTTGGAGGTCGGTGGTGCCGCCCGCTTCAACAGGACTCACCGGAGCAAGCGGTCGACGACCCACCCCGTCTTCCACAGGGGGGAGTTCTCCGTGTGCGACAGCGTCAGCGTGTGGGTCGGGGATAAGACCACCGCCACGGACATCAAGGGCAAGGAGGTGATGGTGCTGGGAGAGGTGAACATTAACAACAGCGTGTTCAAACAGTACTTTTTCGAGACCAAGTGCCGGGACCCCACTCCCGCGGACGGCGGGTGCCGGGGCATTGACTCGAAGCACTGGAACTCGTACTGCACCACGACTCACACCTTCGTCAAGGCGCTGACCATGGACGGCAAGCAGGCGGCCTGGCGGTTCATCCGCATCGACACGGCCTGCGTGTGCGTGCTCAGCAGGAAGGCGGCCAGACGAGCCTGA
- the NGF gene encoding beta-nerve growth factor isoform X3: MSMLFYTLITALLIGIQAEPYPESNVPAGHAIPQAHWTKLQHSLDTALRGARSAPAGAIAARVAGQNRNVTVDPRLFKKRRLRSPRVLFSTQPPPEAADAQDLDLEVGGAARFNRTHRSKRSTTHPVFHRGEFSVCDSVSVWVGDKTTATDIKGKEVMVLGEVNINNSVFKQYFFETKCRDPTPADGGCRGIDSKHWNSYCTTTHTFVKALTMDGKQAAWRFIRIDTACVCVLSRKAARRA; this comes from the coding sequence ATGTCCATGTTGTTCTACACTCTGATTACAGCGCTTTTGATCGGCATCCAGGCAGAACCCTACCCAGAGAGCAATGTCCCAGCAGGACACGCCATCCCCCAAGCCCACTGGACTAAACTTCAGCATTCCCTCGACACAGCTCTCCGCGGAGCCCGCAGCGCGCCTGCGGGGGCGATAGCGGCACGGGTGGCAGGGCAGAACCGCAACGTCACCGTGGACCCCAGGCTTTTTAAGAAGCGGCGACTCCGGTCACCCCGCGTGCTGTTTAGCACCCAGCCCCCGCCCGAAGCCGCGGACGCCCAGGATCTGGACTTGGAGGTCGGTGGTGCCGCCCGCTTCAACAGGACTCACCGGAGCAAGCGGTCGACGACCCACCCCGTCTTCCACAGGGGGGAGTTCTCCGTGTGCGACAGCGTCAGCGTGTGGGTCGGGGATAAGACCACCGCCACGGACATCAAGGGCAAGGAGGTGATGGTGCTGGGAGAGGTGAACATTAACAACAGCGTGTTCAAACAGTACTTTTTCGAGACCAAGTGCCGGGACCCCACTCCCGCGGACGGCGGGTGCCGGGGCATTGACTCGAAGCACTGGAACTCGTACTGCACCACGACTCACACCTTCGTCAAGGCGCTGACCATGGACGGCAAGCAGGCGGCCTGGCGGTTCATCCGCATCGACACGGCCTGCGTGTGCGTGCTCAGCAGGAAGGCGGCCAGACGAGCCTGA